A genomic region of Bacillus solimangrovi contains the following coding sequences:
- a CDS encoding LapA family protein, protein MKVQWNLLLALVFALIVAVFAVINVESVTVNYAFGTAEWPLVLVILCSALLGGLIIGSTGLIRLYKVQRQVKLLHREKTQLEEKVIRLESEENEQKTGENLGFSLHGEHSEKDHTIK, encoded by the coding sequence GTGAAGGTACAGTGGAATTTGTTATTGGCGTTAGTTTTTGCTTTGATTGTTGCGGTGTTTGCTGTCATTAATGTTGAATCGGTTACTGTAAATTATGCATTTGGCACAGCTGAATGGCCATTAGTTTTAGTGATTTTATGTTCTGCATTACTTGGGGGACTAATTATTGGTTCTACTGGGTTAATACGCTTGTATAAGGTGCAACGCCAAGTAAAACTTCTTCACCGAGAGAAAACTCAGTTAGAAGAAAAGGTTATACGATTAGAAAGTGAAGAAAATGAACAAAAGACTGGTGAAAATTTAGGTTTTAGTTTACATGGTGAACATTCAGAAAAAGATCATACTATCAAGTAA